One Rosa chinensis cultivar Old Blush chromosome 3, RchiOBHm-V2, whole genome shotgun sequence DNA window includes the following coding sequences:
- the LOC112193522 gene encoding uncharacterized protein LOC112193522 produces the protein MAPLSFFLCFLATIVLCTAYASAAATLHLDGELPNGHFEESPSSSNLKKTVIVGKHSLPKWEIDGLVEYIAGGPQPGGFYFPVARGVHAVRLGNEASISQNVNVNPGSVYSLTFGTTRTCAQDEVLKVSVPGQSAELSIQTLFSSDGGDTYAWAFKATSKVVRVTFHNPGIQEDPACGPLLDAIAIKEIILPQKYIRGNLVKNGGFENGPHVFKNFSTGVLLPPKLLDQISPLPGWIIESLKPVKYIDRKHFSVPVGFAAIELVAGRESAIAQIIRTIPNKSYNLTFTIGDAKNGCHGSMMVEAFAGKETLKVPYVSQGKGGYRTASFKFQAVSPRTRITFYSAYYHTKLHDFGHMCGPVLDNVIVFPTRY, from the exons ATGGCtcctctctccttctttctttgctttctgGCCACCATCGTTCTCTGCACTGCTTATGCTTCTGCAGCTGCTACTCTACACCTTGATG gGGAACTACCAAATGGACACTTCGAAGAATCACCCAGTTCCTCAAACCTAAAGAAAACAGTCATCGTCGGGAAACACTCACTCCCAAAGTGGGAAATCGACGGCCTGGTCGAGTACATCGCAGGTGGGCCTCAGCCAGGTGGCTTCTACTTTCCGGTGGCGCGTGGCGTCCACGCCGTGAGGCTCGGCAACGAGGCCTCCATTTCTCAGAACGTCAATGTCAACCCGGGTTCGGTCTACTCTCTCACTTTTGGCACCACAAGAACTTGTGCTCAAGACGAGGTGCTCAAGGTCTCGGTGCCGGGTCAGTCTGCAGAGCTTTCCATACAGACTCTGTTCAGCAGCGATGGGGGTGACACTTATGCATGGGCCTTTAAGGCAACTTCCAAGGTTGTTAGGGTTACGTTCCACAACCCTGGGATTCAAGAGGACCCCGCTTGTGGTCCTCTATTGGATGCTATTGCAATCAAGGAGATCATACTTCCTCAGAAGTATATAAGAG GTAATTTAGTCAAAAATGGTGGCTTTGAAAACGGTCCTCATGTATTCAAGAATTTCTCAACCGGAGTCCTCCTCCCTCCAAAGTTACTGGACCAAATCTCACCGCTGCCTGGATGGATCATCGAATCCCTAAAGCCTGTGAAGTACATTGACAGGAAGCACTTCTCAGTTCCAGTCGGATTCGCAGCAATTGAATTGGTTGCAGGAAGGGAGAGTGCCATTGCTCAAATTATTAGAACAATCCCAAACAAATCCTACAACCTTACCTTCACCATTGGGGATGCAAAGAACGGTTGTCATGGATCAATGATGGTTGAAGCCTTCGCTGGTAAGGAAACCCTAAAAGTTCCTTATGTGTCTCAAGGCAAGGGTGGATATAGAACTGCAAGCTTCAAGTTCCAAGCAGTTTCCCCAAGAACTAGAATAACATTTTACAGTGCATACTATCACACAAAGCTTCATGATTTTGGTCATATGTGTGGCCCTGTCCTAGACAATGTCATTGTCTTTCCAACTAGATATTAA